In Sulfuracidifex metallicus DSM 6482 = JCM 9184, a single window of DNA contains:
- a CDS encoding V-type ATP synthase subunit A encodes MDNGRIIRVNGPLVVADNMRSALMYEVVQVGEEKLVGEVTRIEGDKAYIQVYEDTSGLKPGETVYRTGSPLSVDLAPGLMGRLFDGLERPLDTIASTSNSPFVSKGVKISPLDENKKWHFVPKIKKGDKIGEGDIIGTVQETGLIEHNVMVPPGIHGTVKEVISEGDYTIQDNIVVLDMEGDEKLLTMRQRWPVRIPRPYKEKLEPTEPLLTGVRVLDTIFPLAKGGTAAIPGPFGSGKTVTLQSLAKWSAAKIVIYVGCGERGNEMTDELRSFPKLKDPWTGRPLLERSILIANTSNMPVAAREASIYVGATIAEYFRDQGYDVLLVADSTTRWAEALRDLGGRMEEMPAEEGFPSYLPSRLAEYYERAGRVKTIGNPERVGSLSLASAVSPPGGDFTEPVTSNTLRFVKVFWPLDVSLAHARHFPAINWLQGFSSYVDLVSKWWNSNIDPKWKDMRELIVNDLIREDQLKQIVRLVGPDSLAEKDKLTLESARFIKEAFLKQNAFDDIDAFSSPQKMAKIMNALVLFHNKGLQLIEKGFSVKEIVDKATPVMTDIIKSKALIKNDELQKYDELIAKLNSVFDSMEKGGKS; translated from the coding sequence ATGGATAATGGTAGGATAATTAGGGTAAATGGACCTCTAGTTGTCGCAGACAATATGAGGTCTGCGTTAATGTACGAGGTAGTACAAGTAGGAGAAGAAAAGCTAGTAGGAGAAGTGACAAGGATAGAGGGAGACAAAGCTTACATTCAAGTCTATGAGGATACTTCAGGCTTGAAGCCAGGGGAGACAGTTTACCGTACGGGTTCACCGTTATCCGTGGATCTGGCTCCTGGTCTTATGGGCAGACTCTTCGACGGATTAGAGAGACCTCTTGACACCATAGCTTCAACTAGCAATTCTCCTTTCGTAAGCAAGGGAGTTAAGATATCTCCGCTGGACGAAAATAAGAAGTGGCATTTCGTTCCGAAGATTAAGAAAGGAGACAAGATAGGAGAGGGCGACATAATAGGTACAGTTCAAGAAACTGGGTTAATAGAACATAATGTGATGGTTCCTCCAGGAATCCATGGCACGGTTAAGGAGGTTATATCGGAAGGCGATTATACAATTCAAGATAATATTGTAGTTCTTGATATGGAAGGAGACGAAAAACTTTTAACTATGAGACAGCGTTGGCCTGTGAGAATTCCTAGACCTTATAAAGAGAAATTAGAGCCAACGGAGCCTCTGTTAACTGGAGTTAGAGTTCTAGACACGATATTTCCTCTAGCTAAAGGAGGAACTGCAGCCATTCCAGGACCTTTTGGAAGCGGAAAGACTGTAACCTTGCAGAGCCTTGCCAAATGGAGCGCAGCTAAGATTGTAATTTACGTTGGATGCGGAGAAAGAGGAAACGAAATGACGGACGAATTAAGATCATTCCCCAAGTTAAAGGACCCATGGACTGGTAGGCCCTTACTTGAGAGATCTATATTGATAGCAAATACCAGCAACATGCCAGTTGCCGCTAGGGAGGCTAGCATATACGTTGGTGCTACCATAGCTGAGTATTTTAGGGATCAAGGTTATGACGTCCTCCTAGTAGCAGACTCCACTACAAGGTGGGCAGAGGCTTTAAGGGATCTTGGAGGAAGGATGGAAGAGATGCCTGCAGAGGAAGGTTTCCCGAGCTATTTACCTTCTAGACTTGCAGAGTACTATGAGAGGGCTGGAAGGGTAAAAACTATAGGTAATCCAGAAAGAGTAGGCTCCTTGTCATTAGCTTCTGCGGTATCACCGCCTGGAGGTGACTTCACAGAACCAGTTACTAGTAATACGCTAAGATTCGTTAAGGTATTCTGGCCCTTAGATGTCTCCTTAGCTCATGCTAGACATTTCCCAGCGATAAATTGGTTACAAGGATTCTCGTCTTATGTAGATCTAGTGTCGAAGTGGTGGAACTCTAACATAGATCCTAAATGGAAAGATATGAGAGAGCTGATCGTAAACGATCTAATAAGAGAGGATCAATTGAAACAAATAGTGAGATTAGTAGGCCCAGACTCTCTAGCAGAAAAAGACAAGCTAACGTTAGAGAGTGCCAGATTCATCAAGGAGGCTTTCCTGAAACAAAACGCATTTGACGACATAGATGCGTTCTCCTCGCCTCAGAAGATGGCTAAAATAATGAACGCATTAGTTCTCTTCCACAATAAAGGGTTACAACTCATTGAGAAAGGATTTTCAGTGAAGGAAATTGTTGATAAAGCTACTCCAGTTATGACTGATATTATCAAGTCTAAGGCCTTGATAAAGAACGACGAATTGCAAAAATACGATGAGTTAATAGCAAAGCTTAACTCGGTTTTTGACTCTATGGAGAAAGGTGGTAAGTCATGA
- a CDS encoding V-type ATP synthase subunit E, with product MQVEELFNRVVKEGLEDKAICQLDKALEQAKKIVENNHRKIEAEYLQKVEQYIRKNKEEIEGEKAKLEVENKRAILSEKEFWINKVYQEALNMINKVTSAPQYKEAMKGILQREVKSGNLVYCSKKDLDLVRSILKELDMDTEVQETEMLGGVKVLDRRSGEIKDYSLKLFLDQVFDNMRGKLSDVLFGDV from the coding sequence ATGCAAGTGGAAGAATTATTTAACAGAGTTGTGAAAGAGGGGCTGGAAGATAAGGCTATATGCCAACTTGATAAAGCTTTAGAGCAAGCTAAAAAAATTGTAGAGAACAACCATAGGAAGATTGAAGCAGAATATCTGCAAAAGGTGGAACAGTACATAAGGAAGAACAAGGAAGAAATAGAAGGAGAAAAGGCTAAACTTGAAGTGGAAAACAAAAGGGCTATTCTTTCAGAGAAGGAGTTTTGGATTAACAAGGTGTATCAAGAAGCTCTAAATATGATTAATAAAGTCACTTCTGCTCCGCAGTATAAGGAGGCTATGAAAGGAATTTTGCAAAGGGAAGTCAAATCAGGAAATCTGGTTTACTGTTCTAAGAAAGATTTAGACTTAGTTAGATCAATTCTGAAGGAGCTTGACATGGACACTGAGGTTCAAGAAACTGAGATGCTAGGAGGTGTAAAGGTTCTAGATAGAAGAAGCGGCGAGATTAAGGATTATTCATTAAAGCTTTTCTTAGATCAAGTATTCGATAATATGAGGGGTAAACTCTCGGATGTGTTATTTGGTGATGTATAA
- a CDS encoding V-type ATP synthase subunit F, with amino-acid sequence MGKVVVIGDKYTVNLFKIMGTEGQVIEDPLSLPNVILDIRKRDDIDLVLLTKDIYDPVKEKVDGIILNQKKPLITVIPSPFSEAEALNVRKMIMSALGFG; translated from the coding sequence ATGGGAAAAGTAGTTGTTATAGGGGACAAATACACGGTAAATCTCTTTAAAATAATGGGGACGGAGGGACAAGTAATAGAGGATCCTCTTTCCCTGCCTAACGTGATTTTAGACATTAGAAAGAGAGACGACATAGATCTGGTGCTTTTAACTAAAGACATCTACGATCCAGTCAAAGAGAAGGTTGACGGTATAATTCTCAATCAAAAGAAACCTTTAATAACAGTTATCCCTTCACCTTTTAGCGAGGCTGAAGCATTGAACGTGAGAAAAATGATTATGTCAGCCTTAGGTTTCGGGTGA
- a CDS encoding V-type ATP synthase subunit I, whose translation MLFPENMLRVQIITEKKRLDVVVKKIVKIGSFQPEEPKNPIGEGRLEEARRKLGLLQEQLNKIKSIMDISKITVQPSGSMKVDSWMSASEEVSILASKLEEKYKDLLEEINKLRAEMDLLVAQMKQIEPFKDIDIPLSDVFNMEIFDIFIAITDMERGNALREKLGKTVYFWSKPIDEKTLAILVIGLKDDKIQEKAKELGISKLELEEGKAPAMIYIEMKKKVENISELISKRRDELSRSAREDQKEFTTTYGKLLTVISALSLMSKAKVSDFFVQMEGYVPEKDLKKYEKDLDDYAVISSERPKRFGENEEPPVFIRMPKSIRALESIVEIYGTPSYWEISPTVFLVITFPILFGLMFPDLGDALVVFLFSIWFYKYGKRKGSDNIPKLSLVLIYGSIVAMITGLFARDFFGPLPVGGLREIFGSNNYSVGPLYYVWPVPPSVDKAINFLLPFGDFATTNSIDYAIIFSIMLGAILLFASALLGLTNAIRKKDREFLFFEKLPAFLIYIVPLVIFLWGLPKLPNATAFFDADESILGEVLNALLLKSFSANLAGYVIIWYTAATLLFNWASKIVLQMRYEKASLGSALIFGFIDGGFEGGLLLLSNTISFVRILVFALAHYYILDAFSFMAYFASQPLIGATTSTISILLDPLGIILLVIGNLLAIGLEGLIVFIQDMRLHFYEMFSKFYEGKGKKFEPAMAYVSLE comes from the coding sequence TTGCTCTTTCCAGAGAATATGTTAAGGGTTCAGATAATAACAGAGAAAAAAAGGCTTGACGTAGTAGTTAAAAAAATAGTTAAAATCGGATCGTTTCAGCCAGAGGAGCCTAAGAATCCAATAGGTGAGGGAAGGTTAGAAGAAGCTAGGAGGAAATTGGGACTTCTACAAGAACAGCTCAACAAGATAAAATCAATCATGGACATAAGCAAAATAACTGTTCAGCCGTCAGGATCAATGAAAGTAGATAGTTGGATGTCAGCATCGGAGGAAGTCTCAATTCTTGCATCTAAACTAGAAGAAAAATACAAGGATTTACTGGAAGAAATAAACAAACTTAGAGCTGAAATGGATCTGCTAGTTGCACAGATGAAACAAATTGAGCCATTTAAGGATATTGACATCCCGCTTTCCGACGTTTTCAACATGGAAATCTTTGATATATTTATAGCAATAACTGACATGGAAAGAGGCAACGCGTTAAGGGAAAAGCTAGGTAAAACGGTTTACTTCTGGTCAAAGCCTATAGATGAAAAAACTTTAGCTATCCTAGTTATAGGACTCAAAGACGATAAGATACAGGAGAAAGCTAAGGAGCTAGGAATCTCAAAATTGGAGCTAGAGGAGGGCAAAGCCCCAGCAATGATATACATAGAAATGAAGAAAAAGGTCGAAAACATTTCTGAGTTGATATCTAAAAGGAGGGATGAACTTTCTCGTTCGGCTAGAGAAGATCAAAAGGAATTCACAACCACTTACGGTAAGTTGCTCACTGTAATTAGCGCACTATCCCTAATGTCTAAGGCTAAGGTATCTGACTTCTTCGTACAGATGGAAGGATATGTCCCAGAGAAAGACCTAAAGAAATACGAAAAAGACTTAGATGACTACGCCGTAATAAGTAGCGAAAGGCCAAAGAGGTTTGGAGAGAATGAAGAACCTCCAGTTTTCATTAGGATGCCAAAGAGCATTAGAGCGCTCGAATCAATAGTAGAAATATACGGAACGCCGTCGTATTGGGAGATCTCTCCTACAGTGTTTTTGGTAATTACTTTCCCTATACTCTTCGGGCTAATGTTCCCAGATTTAGGCGATGCCCTTGTAGTTTTCTTGTTCTCTATATGGTTCTACAAGTACGGTAAAAGGAAGGGTAGTGACAACATTCCTAAACTTTCACTTGTTTTAATATATGGAAGCATAGTTGCAATGATAACAGGACTGTTTGCCAGGGACTTTTTCGGACCACTTCCAGTTGGTGGATTAAGGGAGATCTTCGGTTCCAATAACTATAGCGTAGGTCCTTTATACTACGTATGGCCAGTCCCTCCATCCGTGGATAAGGCAATAAACTTCCTGCTTCCATTCGGAGACTTTGCTACAACTAATAGCATAGATTATGCAATAATATTTTCCATAATGTTAGGTGCAATACTCTTGTTTGCTAGTGCGTTACTAGGACTCACAAACGCCATTAGAAAGAAGGACAGAGAATTTCTGTTTTTCGAGAAATTACCTGCATTCCTAATCTATATTGTTCCTTTAGTAATATTCCTATGGGGTCTGCCTAAACTACCAAACGCTACAGCATTCTTCGACGCAGATGAGTCAATATTAGGAGAGGTATTAAATGCCTTGTTGTTAAAATCATTTTCAGCTAATCTAGCAGGATACGTCATAATATGGTACACTGCTGCAACCTTGTTATTTAACTGGGCATCAAAGATAGTGCTTCAGATGAGGTACGAGAAGGCTTCCCTAGGGAGTGCATTAATATTCGGCTTCATAGATGGCGGATTTGAAGGTGGTTTGCTACTTTTATCTAACACAATATCTTTCGTTAGGATTCTAGTGTTCGCTTTAGCACATTACTATATCCTGGACGCATTCTCCTTCATGGCATATTTCGCAAGCCAGCCTTTAATTGGAGCTACTACATCTACAATAAGCATATTGCTAGATCCTCTGGGGATAATTCTTTTAGTAATAGGAAACTTATTGGCAATAGGACTAGAAGGATTAATAGTTTTCATACAAGATATGAGGCTTCACTTCTACGAAATGTTCAGCAAGTTCTATGAGGGAAAAGGAAAGAAGTTCGAGCCTGCAATGGCTTATGTCTCACTTGAGTAA
- the metG gene encoding methionine--tRNA ligase, whose amino-acid sequence MKVFVASAWPYVNAVPHLGNLIGSVLSADVFARYARMKYGNENVVLVSGSDEHGTPIEVEAIKRKVRPKELTDQAHEYDKRLFMDVWEISYDNYTRTESDVHKDFVKKFLLSIQSYIITQKEVLPYCENDKIFLPDRFVKGKCPYCGFEDARGDQCDNCGRLLTPDLLIEPKCSICGSKPVMKETMHWFFNLGEFNDKLSKWISESKTMPENVRAVAMSWINEGLKPRAITRDNSWGIPAPFHGAENKTVYVWFEALLGYISATIEYFKSDAWKEFWFGKDIKSYYFIGKDNIPFHAVILPAMLMAAGEYHLPDVVGSTEYLLYEGQKFSKSRKIGIWIDEAESIMDIEYWRYVLIRIRPEEKDSNFTWREVIRIVNTELNDDIGNLINRVITMINRYFNGEIPQLHHELLDDKDMALISLMKEAPVKMGDLFEKGKLKAGTDEILQLARENNAYLNLKAPWDLIKTDVSKVANVLSISAGVTYTLSFMLSPLMPKHSRKIMDLINVNVDKWEPLQDPSILKGKKVSKAEPIFSKLPADIEKKIPDILKQVREEVEKKRPVLLK is encoded by the coding sequence ATGAAAGTCTTTGTAGCTTCTGCATGGCCATACGTGAACGCAGTACCTCATTTAGGTAACCTTATAGGTTCCGTTCTCTCAGCAGATGTTTTTGCTAGGTATGCCAGGATGAAGTATGGCAATGAAAATGTAGTTCTCGTAAGTGGTAGTGATGAACACGGAACTCCTATAGAGGTTGAAGCTATAAAAAGGAAAGTGAGACCAAAGGAATTAACTGATCAAGCTCATGAGTACGATAAGAGACTCTTTATGGACGTTTGGGAAATAAGCTATGATAATTACACGAGAACAGAATCGGACGTTCACAAGGACTTCGTGAAGAAATTCCTTCTTTCAATTCAGAGTTACATCATCACACAAAAGGAGGTTCTTCCTTACTGCGAAAATGATAAGATATTCTTGCCAGACAGATTCGTAAAAGGTAAATGTCCTTATTGCGGATTTGAAGACGCTAGAGGAGATCAGTGTGATAACTGCGGCAGGCTTCTTACCCCTGATTTATTGATTGAGCCTAAGTGTTCAATATGCGGTAGTAAGCCGGTCATGAAGGAAACCATGCATTGGTTCTTTAACCTAGGAGAGTTTAACGATAAGTTATCCAAGTGGATAAGTGAGTCTAAGACGATGCCTGAAAACGTTAGAGCAGTAGCTATGAGCTGGATTAACGAGGGTTTGAAACCAAGGGCGATTACCAGAGATAATTCATGGGGTATTCCGGCACCATTTCATGGTGCTGAAAATAAGACCGTTTATGTATGGTTTGAAGCACTTTTAGGTTATATATCTGCTACAATAGAATATTTTAAATCAGACGCTTGGAAAGAATTTTGGTTTGGTAAAGATATAAAAAGCTATTACTTTATTGGAAAAGATAATATTCCTTTTCATGCAGTTATTTTGCCTGCGATGCTTATGGCAGCTGGAGAATACCATTTACCTGATGTAGTTGGCTCAACAGAATATTTACTTTATGAAGGACAAAAGTTCAGCAAGAGCAGGAAAATAGGCATTTGGATAGATGAGGCGGAATCAATTATGGATATTGAGTATTGGAGATACGTTTTGATCAGAATCAGACCAGAAGAAAAGGACTCCAATTTCACTTGGAGGGAAGTGATAAGGATAGTAAATACTGAACTAAACGACGATATAGGTAATTTGATAAATAGGGTGATTACAATGATAAATAGATATTTCAACGGTGAGATTCCTCAGCTTCATCATGAACTCCTCGATGATAAGGATATGGCTTTAATTTCACTAATGAAGGAAGCACCGGTAAAGATGGGAGACCTTTTCGAGAAGGGGAAGTTAAAGGCAGGAACGGATGAAATATTACAACTAGCCAGGGAAAACAACGCATATCTAAACTTGAAGGCACCATGGGATCTAATCAAAACAGATGTAAGCAAGGTTGCAAATGTACTTTCCATATCTGCTGGCGTAACATACACGTTATCTTTCATGCTGTCTCCTCTAATGCCAAAACACAGTCGGAAGATAATGGATCTAATTAACGTAAATGTAGACAAGTGGGAACCACTTCAAGATCCTTCGATTTTGAAGGGCAAAAAGGTCTCTAAAGCGGAGCCAATATTCTCCAAGCTACCAGCTGATATAGAAAAGAAAATACCGGATATCCTAAAGCAAGTTAGAGAAGAAGTAGAAAAAAAGCGACCTGTCTTACTCAAGTGA
- a CDS encoding DNA primase regulatory subunit PriL (p41; involved in priming for DNA replication; forms a heterodimer of small and large subunit (Pfup41 and Pfup46); primase from Pyrococcus furiosus uses deoxyribonucleotides as a substrate and can synthesize long DNA strands in vitro which means it may be involved in both de novo primer synthesis and elongation; enzyme from Sulfolobus solfataricus has higher affinity for ribonucleotides and also possesses 3'-terminal nucleotidyl transferase activity; priming is stimulated by thymine-rich synthetic bubbles), producing MLDEYKYPFIKTPENELAYVYGPSAKLSDVISTDSDLLDQAKARISETLKVGKAKPYINLKKPVLLFYTALLTLAALNDEDTTLKYIKAEVDMFHKLMEKENEDDLIQLAKILGLKVNKCDKISFTQTKTIIYLELCSDLIDYIKMSKGTEAKLSRQILIDGKVFFNKRSLSIILKRRLQTKFKEMIKPLKISLPKTLEDMIKEGKARRDPPCIANIKGKGKLSEEEERVLNVYLTNVGETTNGENVIIYSCSMMKEKGLCVSDCGVKNPLQLVFKRLNNGEKSLNYSDNRKNNKDVK from the coding sequence ATGCTTGACGAATATAAATATCCTTTCATTAAGACGCCTGAGAATGAGCTAGCTTACGTATACGGACCTTCGGCTAAGCTATCCGATGTGATTTCCACTGACAGCGACTTGTTAGATCAAGCCAAGGCAAGGATTAGCGAGACACTTAAGGTTGGAAAGGCTAAGCCATATATAAACCTGAAGAAGCCTGTTCTTCTATTTTATACCGCGCTTTTGACCTTGGCTGCGTTAAACGACGAAGATACCACGTTAAAATACATTAAGGCTGAGGTTGATATGTTCCATAAGTTAATGGAAAAGGAAAATGAGGATGATCTAATTCAACTAGCAAAAATACTAGGATTAAAGGTTAACAAATGCGACAAGATATCATTTACACAGACCAAAACCATTATCTACTTAGAACTTTGTTCCGATCTTATAGATTACATTAAGATGTCAAAGGGAACTGAGGCAAAACTGTCAAGACAAATTTTGATAGATGGAAAGGTGTTCTTTAACAAACGTTCATTATCAATAATACTTAAAAGAAGACTTCAGACCAAGTTTAAGGAGATGATAAAGCCGCTGAAGATCTCGTTGCCTAAGACGTTAGAAGATATGATAAAGGAGGGAAAGGCAAGACGAGACCCTCCTTGCATAGCAAACATCAAAGGGAAAGGCAAACTTTCTGAGGAGGAAGAACGTGTACTCAACGTCTATCTCACTAACGTTGGCGAAACAACTAATGGAGAAAACGTCATCATTTATTCGTGCAGTATGATGAAAGAAAAAGGTCTTTGCGTTTCCGATTGCGGAGTTAAAAACCCTTTACAACTTGTCTTTAAGAGACTGAATAACGGCGAGAAATCTCTGAATTACAGTGACAATAGAAAGAATAATAAGGACGTAAAATAA
- the pgsA gene encoding archaetidylinositol phosphate synthase: protein MVKLITRLRKQSKKLLTPIAKALSRSGVSPNVITSIGLILSMIYALVIYLTRNPLVGVLIIAISSFMDALDGEVARVLGKASPLGAFLDSSFDRLEDTFFITPLVFFDFSPFLVSILIGLSLTISYLRAKAELVGYKMEGRGIIERGERIIAIVIILIALYLNKEISIILFYVLIILSIVTVIQRFLAVIQSLKDKL, encoded by the coding sequence GTGGTTAAGTTGATTACTAGGCTTAGGAAACAATCTAAAAAGTTACTCACCCCAATTGCAAAAGCCCTATCCAGAAGCGGGGTCTCACCTAACGTTATTACATCAATAGGTCTCATACTTTCTATGATTTATGCGTTAGTAATTTACTTGACGAGGAACCCGCTTGTTGGCGTTTTAATAATAGCAATTTCGTCCTTCATGGATGCATTAGATGGTGAGGTGGCAAGAGTTTTGGGCAAAGCTTCTCCATTAGGAGCTTTTTTAGACTCAAGTTTCGACAGACTTGAGGATACGTTCTTCATTACCCCCTTAGTTTTTTTCGATTTCAGTCCATTCCTAGTGTCAATCCTGATAGGGCTATCTCTAACCATTTCTTATCTGAGAGCAAAGGCTGAGCTTGTGGGGTATAAGATGGAAGGTAGGGGAATCATAGAAAGAGGAGAAAGGATAATAGCAATTGTGATAATATTAATTGCTCTATACTTAAATAAGGAAATAAGCATAATATTATTTTACGTCCTTATTATTCTTTCTATTGTCACTGTAATTCAGAGATTTCTCGCCGTTATTCAGTCTCTTAAAGACAAGTTGTAA
- a CDS encoding protein-lysine N-methyltransferase, with amino-acid sequence MSTVPYVPTPEKVVKAMLELAKTKEDDVVYDMGCGDGRIVITAVKEFNAKKAVCVEINDERIKETTSNIDKNGVTGRVSIVKGSFFEAPLSEASVLTMFLLPNVNEMLKPKLERELRPGTRIVSHEFEMREWIPKEVVKVEDGNMNHTIYLYIIGENKG; translated from the coding sequence TTGAGCACGGTCCCATATGTACCAACACCAGAGAAAGTCGTTAAGGCTATGCTTGAGTTAGCTAAAACCAAAGAAGATGATGTAGTTTATGATATGGGTTGTGGAGACGGTAGGATAGTGATAACTGCAGTTAAGGAATTCAATGCAAAGAAGGCAGTTTGCGTAGAAATCAACGACGAGAGAATAAAGGAAACGACTTCAAACATAGATAAGAATGGAGTGACTGGAAGAGTATCAATTGTAAAGGGAAGCTTCTTTGAAGCCCCACTTTCAGAAGCTTCAGTCCTCACAATGTTCCTTTTACCTAACGTGAATGAAATGTTGAAACCTAAACTGGAAAGGGAGCTCAGACCTGGAACCAGGATAGTATCACATGAATTTGAGATGAGAGAGTGGATACCCAAGGAAGTAGTAAAGGTTGAAGACGGAAACATGAACCATACCATTTATCTTTATATTATTGGGGAAAACAAAGGGTAA
- a CDS encoding DUF2286 domain-containing protein has protein sequence MKIIVLKSEDGKITSDETVEGEIGKVVKDTASKALGEWNEDSSDFIIIKDFHEVRIPLPLNPKLYETLKKFPMSKEEKTAVIRIPSYVISFDNVWMENDSIDRKVYVVSYFLDDKTKQELMEDAMKLTSPERESQDNEDIGEIEEEEE, from the coding sequence ATGAAGATTATAGTACTTAAGAGCGAAGACGGCAAGATAACTTCGGATGAAACAGTGGAAGGCGAAATAGGAAAGGTAGTTAAGGATACTGCAAGCAAAGCTTTGGGAGAATGGAACGAAGATTCCTCCGACTTCATCATTATAAAGGATTTCCACGAAGTAAGAATTCCTCTTCCGTTAAATCCTAAATTGTACGAGACCCTTAAGAAGTTCCCTATGAGCAAAGAAGAGAAGACCGCAGTGATCAGAATACCCTCATACGTGATAAGTTTCGATAATGTTTGGATGGAGAACGACTCCATAGACAGAAAAGTTTACGTAGTGTCGTATTTCTTAGATGATAAAACTAAACAGGAGCTAATGGAAGACGCTATGAAGTTAACCTCTCCTGAAAGGGAAAGTCAAGACAATGAAGACATAGGGGAAATCGAAGAGGAAGAAGAATGA